CTCGCCGATCGGACCGCCTGGCGGGTGGTCGAAGGTGAGGCGGCTCGCCGCACCACGCGTCCCGTGGTCGAGGTCGGCAGCGGTATCGTGGGTGGCCGGATTGCCGCCGCCTACGGGCCGGACGTGTCCTGAAGGGCCGCTTCCGGCCGCTTTGGCCCGGCCGAGCATTTCCTGGTAACCATGATCGACTAGCTTCAGTGCACGTCGCCTTAATCCGGGCGAAATGCCTGCCTATCCGGGACGTTAACGATCGTTTTGGGTTATATCGGCTTGGGTCGCATGGCAGGGCGCCGAAGCTTGTACGGCAGGTTTCGCGGCCATGGCAGGGTCATGGCGTGGCGGGCAGCGCATCACAGGGCGTCAGGTCTTAAATTCATGTCAGCACAGCGTATGACGCGCGAATCACTCACGGCTTCGCTCGCGCCCTCGGCGCGACGGTTGCTGCAGGCCGCCGCGTTTCTCGCGCTCGCGCTGCCGCTCGGAGGCTGCGGCACGGGCGAGCTGTGGGACAAGTTCACCGCCAAGGACGACACCTTCGTCGAGGAGCCGGCCGACAAGCTCTACAATGAGGGCCTGTACCTCATGAACGAGAAAAAAGACATCAAGGCGGCGAACAAGAAGTTCGAGGAGGTCGACCGGCAGCACCCCTATTCGGACCTCGCCCGGAAGTCGCTTCTGATGTCGGCCTACGCGTCCTACCAGGCCGGCGACTACGACGGCTGCATCGGCTCTGCAAGCCGTTACGTCACCCTGCATCCCGGCAGCCCGGACGCGGCCTACGCGCAATATCTGATCGCGGCCTCCCATTACGACCAGATTCCCGACATCAGCCGCGACCAGACCCGCACCGAGAAGGCGATCGCCTCGCTCGAAGAGGTGGTGCGCAAATATCCGAACTCCGAATATGCGACCAGCGCCAAGGCCAAGATCGAGGGCGCGCGCGACCAGCTCGCCGGCAAGGAGATGTCCATCGGCCGCTATTACGCGCAGAAGCGCGACTTCACGGCCGCGATCAACCGCTACAAAACGGTGGTCACACAGTACCAGACCACGCGCCATGTCGAGGAGGCGCTCTACCGCCTGACCGAGGCCTATATGGCGATCGGCATCGTCGGCGAGGCGCAGACCGCGGCTGCCGTGCTCGGGCACAATTTTCCTGACAGCCGCTGGTACAAGGACGCCTATAATCTTGTAAAATCCGGCGGTCTCGAGCCGAGCGAGAATCAGGGGTCCTGGATCAGCCGGACCTTCAAGAAGATGGGCCTCGGCGGCTAGGAAATTTTGGGGTTCCATGCTGGCGCGTCTGTCGATCCGTGACATCGTCCTGATCGAACGGCTCGATATCGAATTCGCGACCGGCCTTGCGGTTTTGACCGGCGAGACCGGCGCGGGAAAATCCATCCTGCTCGATGCCTTTGCGCTGGCGCTCGGCGGCCGCGGCGATGCCGGCCTCGTGCGCCACGGCGCGGAGCAGGGGCAGGTCACGGCCGTGTTCGACGTGCCGACGGCCCATCCCGCGACCAAGATTCTCGCCGAGAACGGGCTCGAGGACGCCAGTTTTGCAGATTCCTGCGAGATGATCCTGCGTCGCGTGCAGTTCGCCGACGGCCGCACCCGTGCCTTCATCAACGACCAGTCGATCAGCGTGCAGACGCTCAAGGCGGTCGGCGCTGCGCTGGTCGAGATCCATGGCCAGCATGACGAGCGCGCGCTGGTCGATGCCTCCACCCATCGCCGCCTGCTCGATGCCTTCGCCGGCCTCGAGAACGACGTCACCGCCGTCGAAGCGCTGTGGGATGCGCGCCGCACCGCCAACACCGCGCTCGAGGAGCATCGCGCCGGCATGGAGCGCGCGGCGCGCGAGGCAGATTATCTGCGCCATGCCTCGGACGAACTGAAGCAGCTTGCGCCCAAGGACGGGGAGGAGACTTCGCTCGCCTCCCGCCGTACCACCATGATGCAGGGCGAGAAGATCGCCTCCGACCTGCGAGAGGCGCAGGAAATCGTCGGCGGTCACAATTCGCCGGTCGCGGCTCTTTCGGCGGCGGTGCGAAGGCTGGAGCGCCGTGGCGTCAATTCGCCGGCGCTGGTCGAGCCCGCGGTGAAGGCGATCGACGCCGCGATCAATTCGTTGGAGGAGGCCGACCAGCATCTTTCCGCGGCGCTCGCCGCAACCGATTTCGACCCCTTGGAGCTCGAGCGCATCGAGGAGCGGCTGTTCGCGCTGCGCGCCGCCTCGCGCAAATACTCGACGCCGGTCGATGGCCTGGCAGCGCTTGCCGCGAAATACGCGGCCGATGTCAGGCTGATCGACGCCGGCGCCGAACAGTTGAAGAAGCTCGAGCAGGCCGCGATCGAGGCCGATGCGCGCTATGCTGCTGCTGCCAAGAAGCTCTCGGCTGCACGCCAGAAATCGGCAGACAAGCTCAACAAGGCCGTCAACGCCGAACTCGCCCCGCTCAAGCTCGAACGCGCGAAATTCATGACCCAGGTCGAGACGGATGAGCGTGCGCCGGGACCGCAGGGATTCGACCGCGTCGAGTTCTGGGTGCAGACCAATCCGGGCACCAAGCCGGGGCCGATGATGAAGGTCGCCTCCGGCGGCGAGTTGTCGCGCTTCTTGCTGGCGCTGAAGGTCGTGCTGTCCGACCGCGGCTCGGCGCCGACCCTGGTGTTCGACGAAATCGACACCGGTGTCGGCGGCGCGGTGGCCGATGCCATCGGCGCGCGGCTCGCGCGGCTTGCCGGCCAGGTGCAGGTGATGGCCGTGACCCACGCCCCGCAGGTCGCCGCCCGCGCCGACCTGCATCTGCTGATTTCCAAGGATGCCCTCGACAAGGGCAAGCGCGTCGCCACCCGCGTCAACGCGCTGGCCGCCGACCACCGCCGCGAGGAGATCGCGCGGATGCTGGCGGGAGCGGAGATCACGGCGGAGGCGAGGGCGGCTGCGGAACGCCTGCTCAGGGCCGCAACGGCTTAGTCTTGCGCCGTCATTCCGGGGCGCGCGGAAGCGCGAACCCGGAATCCAGATGTTGTGGCACGAGATTCCGGGCTCCGCCCCGCGGACCGTCACGGAATGACGGCTCTAGGCGGAGATCGAATCGTAAAGATCACTCCAGTTGGGATTGTCCTATTCGATCAATTTAACCTTCCAGGCCCTCTTCCAATTCTTGAGCTCTTTCTCGCGGCGTTATCGCCGTGACCGGATCGTCATAGGTCTCAAACCAACCAGCTGCGTGATGTTGTATTTGGCCGTAAAGCCCGGAACGGCCTTGATTCGATGCTCGTTGATCCGGCGTACGAGATCATTGGTTATGCCGCCGTAGATTGCCCCATCTCGACGGCTTGCTAGAATATAGACGTAGTACGCCATGAGCCCCCCGCCCCTCTACGATCGTCATTCCCGGGCGCATGAAGTGCGAACCCGGAACCTCGAGGTTCCGGGTCTGGTCCTTCGGACGATCGCGGAACGACGAGCAAGAACCTTCAGTATGATGGCAAGAACAGCAAAATCCAAAGCGAAGACGCTTCCTGACGTCGCCGATCTCACCAAGGCGCAGGCCAAGGTCGAGCATATGCGGCTTGCCCTTGAACTCGAGGGGCACGACAAGCGCTACTATCAGGACGACGCGCCGACGATCACCGACGCCGAATACGACGCGCTGCGCCAGCGCTTCAACGCGATCGAGAAGCGCTTCCCTGAATTCGTCAGCGCGGAGTCGCCGTCGCAGAAGATCGGCGCGGCGCCGTCCGGACGCTTCAAGAAGGTGCGGCACTCGGTGCCGATGCTGTCACTCGACAACGCATTTGCGGAAGAAGACGTGCGCGATTTCGTCGGCCGCATCGCGCGCTTCCTGAAGCTTGCCGATGATCGGGTCGATTTCTCTGCCGAGCCCAAGATCGACGGGCTCTCGATGTCGCTGCGCTATGAGGGCGGCGAGCTCGTCACTGCGGCGACGCGCGGCGACGGCGCAGAAGGAGAGGACGTCACCGCCAACATCCGAACGCTCGAGGACGTGCCGAAGAAGCTCAAAGGCCGCAACGTCCCCGACATCTGCGAGGTGCGCGGCGAGGTCTACATGACCAAGAACGCATTCCTCGCGCTCAATGAACGGCAAAAGGCTGCCGGCGACACCATCTTCGCCAATCCGCGCAACTCGGCCGCGGGTTCGCTGCGGCAGAAGGACCCCGGCATTACCGCCTCGCGCCCGCTCGGCTTCTTTGCCTATGCGTGGGGGCAGATGAGCGCGATGCCTGAGGGCACGCAGAGCGGCATGATTCACTGGTTCGAGCGCTGCGGCTTCAAGACAAATCCGCTGACCAAACTCTGTCACTCCGTCGAGGAGTTGCTCGCATTTCATCATTCAATCGAGGAGCAGCGCGCCGAGCTCGACTACGACATCGACGGCGTCGTCTACAAGGTCGACCGCATCGACTGGCAGGAACGGCTCGGCTTCGTGTCGCGCACGCCGCGCTGGGGCATTGCGCACAAGTTTCCGGCCGAGCGCGCCATGACGGTGCTGCGCGACATCGAGATCCAGGTCGGCCGCACCGGCTCGTTCACCCCGGTCGGCAAGCTTGAGCCGGTCGGCGTCGGCGGCGTGATCGTGCAGAACGTGACGCTGCACAATGAGGATTACATCAAGGGCATCGGCAACAAGGGCGAGACCTTGCGCGAGGGCCGGGACATCCGGATCGGCGACACCGTCGTGATCCAGCGCGCCGGCGACGTCATCCCGCAAGTCGTGGATGTCGTCATCGACAAGCGGCCGAAGAATGCGAAGGAATTCCACTTCCCGAAGAAGTGCCCGTGCCCGCTGCACACCGATGTGGTGCGCGAGGAGACGGCGACGGGCGAGGAGGGCGCGCGCGCCCGGTGCACCGGCGAGTTCGCCTGTCCCTATCAGAAGATCGAGCACTTGAAGCTGTTCGTGTCGCGGCGGGCGTTCGACATCGACGGTCTCGGCGAAAAGCAGCTTCAGTACTTCTTCGACGAAGGTTTTGTGAAGGAGCCCGCCGACATCTTCACGCTCCAGAAGCGCAACGCGAAGCTGAAGCTGGAGGAGATCGAGGGTTATGGCGAGACCTCGGTGCGCAACCTCTTCGGCGCCATCGAGAGCCGGCGCAACATCGCGCTGGAGCGTTTCATCTATGCGCTCGGCATGCGCCATGTCGGCGAGACCACGGCCTTGGCGCTGGCGCGCGGCTATGGCTCCTGGGACGCCTTCCACGACGCCTGCCTCAAGGTCGCCAACGGCGACGAGGAGGCAATTGCCGATATGGATGCGCTCGACCAGATCGGCGACACCGTGATCAAGAGCATCGCCGACTATTTCGGCGAGAGCCACAATCGCGGCATCGTCGAGCGGCTGACCGGCGAAGTCGACATCGTCGACGCCGCCAAGCCGAAGAGCAATTCGCCCGTCGCCGGCAAGACCGTGGTGTTCACGGGCTCGTTGGAGCGCATGACGCGGGATGAGGCCAAGGCGACGGCGGAACGGCTGGGCGCGAAAGTGTCGGGATCGGTGTCGAAGAAAACTGACCTCGTCGTCGCCGGCCCCGGTGCGGGCTCGAAGCTCGCGGACGCCAACAAACACGGCGTCAAGGTGCTGACTGAAGACGAGTGGTTGAAACTGATCGGCGAGTGAGGTTCTGGCGCTCGCGCCTCTCATTCCGCTGTC
This genomic interval from Bradyrhizobium sp. CB82 contains the following:
- a CDS encoding outer membrane protein assembly factor BamD codes for the protein MSAQRMTRESLTASLAPSARRLLQAAAFLALALPLGGCGTGELWDKFTAKDDTFVEEPADKLYNEGLYLMNEKKDIKAANKKFEEVDRQHPYSDLARKSLLMSAYASYQAGDYDGCIGSASRYVTLHPGSPDAAYAQYLIAASHYDQIPDISRDQTRTEKAIASLEEVVRKYPNSEYATSAKAKIEGARDQLAGKEMSIGRYYAQKRDFTAAINRYKTVVTQYQTTRHVEEALYRLTEAYMAIGIVGEAQTAAAVLGHNFPDSRWYKDAYNLVKSGGLEPSENQGSWISRTFKKMGLGG
- the recN gene encoding DNA repair protein RecN; the encoded protein is MLARLSIRDIVLIERLDIEFATGLAVLTGETGAGKSILLDAFALALGGRGDAGLVRHGAEQGQVTAVFDVPTAHPATKILAENGLEDASFADSCEMILRRVQFADGRTRAFINDQSISVQTLKAVGAALVEIHGQHDERALVDASTHRRLLDAFAGLENDVTAVEALWDARRTANTALEEHRAGMERAAREADYLRHASDELKQLAPKDGEETSLASRRTTMMQGEKIASDLREAQEIVGGHNSPVAALSAAVRRLERRGVNSPALVEPAVKAIDAAINSLEEADQHLSAALAATDFDPLELERIEERLFALRAASRKYSTPVDGLAALAAKYAADVRLIDAGAEQLKKLEQAAIEADARYAAAAKKLSAARQKSADKLNKAVNAELAPLKLERAKFMTQVETDERAPGPQGFDRVEFWVQTNPGTKPGPMMKVASGGELSRFLLALKVVLSDRGSAPTLVFDEIDTGVGGAVADAIGARLARLAGQVQVMAVTHAPQVAARADLHLLISKDALDKGKRVATRVNALAADHRREEIARMLAGAEITAEARAAAERLLRAATA
- the ligA gene encoding NAD-dependent DNA ligase LigA; translation: MARTAKSKAKTLPDVADLTKAQAKVEHMRLALELEGHDKRYYQDDAPTITDAEYDALRQRFNAIEKRFPEFVSAESPSQKIGAAPSGRFKKVRHSVPMLSLDNAFAEEDVRDFVGRIARFLKLADDRVDFSAEPKIDGLSMSLRYEGGELVTAATRGDGAEGEDVTANIRTLEDVPKKLKGRNVPDICEVRGEVYMTKNAFLALNERQKAAGDTIFANPRNSAAGSLRQKDPGITASRPLGFFAYAWGQMSAMPEGTQSGMIHWFERCGFKTNPLTKLCHSVEELLAFHHSIEEQRAELDYDIDGVVYKVDRIDWQERLGFVSRTPRWGIAHKFPAERAMTVLRDIEIQVGRTGSFTPVGKLEPVGVGGVIVQNVTLHNEDYIKGIGNKGETLREGRDIRIGDTVVIQRAGDVIPQVVDVVIDKRPKNAKEFHFPKKCPCPLHTDVVREETATGEEGARARCTGEFACPYQKIEHLKLFVSRRAFDIDGLGEKQLQYFFDEGFVKEPADIFTLQKRNAKLKLEEIEGYGETSVRNLFGAIESRRNIALERFIYALGMRHVGETTALALARGYGSWDAFHDACLKVANGDEEAIADMDALDQIGDTVIKSIADYFGESHNRGIVERLTGEVDIVDAAKPKSNSPVAGKTVVFTGSLERMTRDEAKATAERLGAKVSGSVSKKTDLVVAGPGAGSKLADANKHGVKVLTEDEWLKLIGE